A single window of Triplophysa rosa linkage group LG20, Trosa_1v2, whole genome shotgun sequence DNA harbors:
- the LOC130571412 gene encoding inter-alpha-trypsin inhibitor heavy chain H3-like yields MDRAFTLILMGCFLISVSSAPVKKTQNVDIYSFHISSTVTSRYATTTITSRVANKLNKSQEILFEVKIPKNAFISKFRMIIEGKSYDGVVKEKAEAQQQYTQAVSRGQSAGLIKSVGRTLEEFKTSVTVAALSKVTFELTYEELLKRRLGKYELLINAQPMQTVADFKMDVHIHEKTGISFLEVKGDLSTDDLANAIKTTRADKDAWVTFYPTRDQQTKCKTCDETGLNGDLLITYDVQRQNPNGEMTVSNGYFVHSFAPSDVSRIPKNVVFIIDRSGSMHGRKMEQTRSALLRILSDLGENDHFGLITFDSKIDLWKRELLKATQANLEDAKAFAKKITDRGATDINAAVLEGVNMIKQHPREGTTSILILLTDGDPTSGETNKEKITGNVKEAIGSKFPLYCLGFGYDVNFDFLSKMSLENNGVARRIYEDSDADLQLQGFYDEVAVPLLTDIQLNYIGVSNLTQTSFNLYFNGSEIVVSGQITDNSVESVTTEIIAISKGSKVTYRDTVTAKDVSDVQPEHEHFLERLWAYLTVKQLLDRQVLLKGPEKEAAKKEALNLSLKYQFVTPLSSMVVTKPQEDQAEVADKPREGEAPHRPTAHRPASPGCYYLMLD; encoded by the exons ATGGATCGAGCGTTCACACTGATTCTGATGGGCTGCTTTCTCATCTCTGTCTCTTCAGCTCCTGTTAAAAAG ACACAAAATGTGGATATTTACAGTTTCCACATTAGCTCTACTGTGACCAGCCGCTACGCCACCACAACCATCACGAGCCGCGTGGCAAACAAACTGAATAAATCTCAAGAGATCCTGTTTGAGGTGAAGATACCCAAGAATGCCTTCATCAGCAAATTCAGAAT GATAATAGAAGGAAAGAGTTATGatggagttgtgaaggagaaagcAGAAGCTCAGCAGCAGTACACTCAAGCAGTATCACGAGGACAAAGTGCTGGACTCATCAA GTCTGTTGGAAGGACTTTAGAAGAGTTTAAAACATCAGTGACGGTGGCCGCTCTCAGTAAAGTCACATTTGAGTTGACCTACGAGGAACTGCTGAAGCGTCGCCTCGGCAAATATGAGCTGCTCATCAATGCCCAACCCATGCAGACAGTCGCAGATTTCAAG ATGGACGTTCACATTCATGAGAAAACAGGAATTTCCTTCTTGGAGGTGAAAGGAGATCTGAGCACCGATGATCTGGCCAATGCCATCAAAACAACCAGAGCAGACAAAGAT GCATGGGTGACCTTCTACCCCACTCGAGACCAGCAGACCAAATGTAAAACTTGTGATGAAACTGGACTGAACGGAGATCTGCTCATCACATATGATGTCCAGAGACAAAATCCTAACGGAGAAATGACC GTGTCAAATGGGTATTTTGTCCACTCCTTTGCACCCTCGGATGTTTCACGCATCCCCAAAAATGTGGTGTTTATCATTGACCGAAGTGGCTCTATGCACGGCAGAAAAATGGAGCAG ACTCGCTCGGCACTGCTGAGGATTTTGAGTGATCTTGGTGAGAACGACCACTTTGGACTGATCACCTTTGACAGTAAAATTGATTTGTGGAAGCGTGAACTTCTCAAAGCCACCCAAGCAAACCTGGAGGATGCGAAAGCTTTCGCGAAGAAGATCACAGATAGAGGAG CTACGGACATAAATGCTGCAGTGCTAGAAGGAGTGAACATGATCAAACAGCATCCACGAGAGGGAACTACCTCAATCCTGATCCTTCTGACTGATGGAGATCCAACATCAG GTGAGACCAACAAGGAGAAGATTACAGGGAATGTGAAAGAGGCCATCGGGTCCAAGTTTCCGCTCTATTGTCTTGGTTTTGGATATGATGTGAATTTTGACTTCCTTTCAAAAATGTCGCTGGAAAATAACGGAGTTGCTCGCAGAATTTATGAGGATTCTGATGCCGATCTGCAGCTGCAG GGCTTCTACGATGAAGTTGCCGTCCCGCTCCTGACTGATATTCAGCTCAATTACATCGGAGTGTCAAATCTCACCCAGACCAGTTTTAACTTGTACTTCAACGGCTCTGAAATTGTGGTGTCGGGTcaaatcacagacaacagtgtGGAGAGCGTCACCACTGAGATCATCGCGATATCT AAAGGCAGTAAGGTGACGTATCGTGACACTGTAACGGCAAAAGATGTAAGTGATGTCCAACCTGAACATGAACATTTCCTGGAAAGACTGTGGGCCTACCTCACAGTAAAGCAACTTCTGGACAGACA GGTTCTTCTCAAAGGTCCAGAAAAAGAGGCTGCAAAGAAAGAAGCTCTCAATCTGTCCCTCAAATATCAGTTCGTCACACCTCTCAGCTCTATGGTTGTTACCAAACCACAGGAAGATCAAGCTGAAGTTGCCGACAAACCCAGAGAGGGAGAAGCACCACACAGACCTACAGCACACAGACCTGCTTCACCTGGGT GTTATTATCTGATGCTGGATTGA
- the LOC130571413 gene encoding uncharacterized protein LOC130571413: protein MTMVDPPSDDTDGFDMDATDSDDIPEIAFAYPTQSAPAVRFLLPADGQPKPLCFDVALPYKLKLLQDSASGFSMNGESVASNNGFHQIIIRYKTNHHLTINTNSISYHDGQNNVQYLWGQEPTQHAQEGIYLILRGNEFDVTMGNIRVVILLHKKNSDAFLWPAIWQQPKGVTLSGILGKANISYAEIQGSNTSTLKIMDKEIMVSLADVTDYRYTSAPVVRCWLVPFEAVMNGEISDFAVTQL, encoded by the exons ATGACAATGGTTGATCCTCCTTCAGATGATACTGATGGCTTTGACATGGATGCTACTG ACAGCGATGATATTCCGGAAATAGCATTTGCTTACCCAACTCAGTCAG ctCCTGCAGTTCGGTTCCTGCTTCCCGCTGATGGTCAACCTAAACCACTTTGTTTTGACGTTGCTCTTCCTTACAAACTCAAACTCCTACAGGATTCCGCTTCAG GGTTTTCTATGAATGGAGAGTCTGTGGCATCTAACAATGGATTCCATCAAATCATCATTCGTTACAAAACAAACCATCACCtgacaataaatacaaactCTATCAGTTATCATGATGGCCAGAACAATGTTCAGTATCTGTGGGGTCAAGAGCCGACCCAACATGCTCAAGAGGG TATATACTTGATTCTGCGGGGCAATGAATTTGATGTTACGATGGGAAATATCCGTGTTGTTATTCTACTGCATAAGAAAAACAGTGACGCGTTTCTCTGGCCTGCAATTTGGCAACAACCTAAAGGCGTCACTTTGTCAGGTATTTTAG GCAAAGCCAATATATCCTATGCAGAGATTCAGGGGTCCAACACGTCAACTCTGAAGATAATGGACAAGGAAATTATGGTGTCTTT GGCCGATGTGACAGACTACAGATATACTTCTGCTCCAGTTGTCAGATGTTGGCTTGTGCCGTTCGAGGCTGTGATGAACGGAGAGATCTCTGACTTCGCTGTTACTCAGCTGTAA